One stretch of Pandoraea oxalativorans DNA includes these proteins:
- a CDS encoding helix-turn-helix domain-containing protein codes for MDTNLFRFGRHLAGLRKKYNWAQDKLALESGLARSYLSGVERGKRNISLRNICILADTLGLPPHELLAFDSSNGMAADIGAGVSVPCDPYPSLNRAMQKLSDRDQAWMADLVRTLSLRLGHGLLRDE; via the coding sequence ATGGACACCAATTTATTTCGATTCGGCAGACATCTCGCCGGTTTGCGCAAGAAGTACAACTGGGCGCAGGACAAGCTTGCGCTGGAGAGCGGTCTCGCACGTTCCTATCTGAGTGGTGTCGAGCGCGGCAAACGCAATATCTCGCTGCGCAACATCTGCATTCTTGCCGACACCCTGGGGCTGCCCCCGCATGAGTTGCTGGCGTTCGACTCGTCGAACGGCATGGCAGCAGACATCGGCGCGGGCGTGTCGGTGCCCTGCGATCCGTATCCGTCGCTCAATCGTGCCATGCAGAAGTTGTCCGATCGCGATCAGGCATGGATGGCCGACCTGGTCCGCACCCTGAGCCTACGGCTGGGCCACGGTTTGTTGCGTGACGAATGA